From one Acidobacteriota bacterium genomic stretch:
- a CDS encoding ATP-binding protein, whose product MKRSRFIWKLYASYVVLILLTAGVVGVLVGRQIQRDSIEETRSGLREAVYLLREVALPALIQGRDPALQDRIHALGDDLKPRLTVIRSDGLVLADTDENPKSMNDHSTRPEILQARDEGFGLSSRFSRTVKKNMMYVAIPVKDSDRLVGYVRASLPLTAIDERLAHLRTIIVLGLVIAVSVALVVGYFFARRVTQPLGGLIQGVESIASGDYAKRVDKISSDELGQLAKAFNTMADELQDRVVTINKDRHELLAILGSMVEGVIAVDSQGRIVHMNAAAHRMLQMEDVHQSHPIATEAIPIKEVRQVLSEALETGQEVHSEVRLLAGTDNQLQIQARPLRSQAGDLDGAVLVLHDVTELRRLEVIRRDFVANVSHELKTPITVIRGIVETILDDKEMGAKTRKKFLKKIRKQSQRLSNLVTDLISLSRLQSEEHGLRKTILDLREPVLDSVPDLMSVAEEKRIQIEELLPEVPIRVRGDMDALQQAVTNLLDNAIKYTPRGGRVRVRVYSGSEFAVVEVEDNGIGIEPREQERIFERFYRVDKARSREMGGTGLGLAIVKHVCLSLGGKVSVESQEGKGSIFRIEIPVVPEDKEVDSQYRLPLRYQQESRDSVS is encoded by the coding sequence TTGAAGAGATCGCGCTTCATCTGGAAGCTTTACGCCAGCTACGTAGTGCTGATCCTGCTCACCGCCGGAGTGGTGGGCGTGCTGGTAGGACGCCAGATTCAGAGAGATTCCATCGAGGAAACCCGCAGCGGGCTGCGGGAAGCCGTCTACCTGCTGCGCGAGGTGGCGCTGCCGGCCCTGATCCAGGGCCGGGACCCCGCCTTGCAGGACCGCATCCACGCCCTGGGAGACGACCTCAAACCTCGCCTCACCGTCATCCGCAGCGACGGGCTGGTGCTGGCCGACACCGACGAAAACCCGAAGAGCATGAACGATCACTCCACGCGTCCTGAAATCCTGCAGGCGCGGGATGAAGGCTTCGGACTCTCCAGCCGCTTCAGCCGCACGGTCAAAAAGAACATGATGTACGTGGCCATACCGGTCAAGGATTCCGACCGGCTGGTGGGCTACGTGCGGGCCTCGCTTCCCCTCACGGCCATCGATGAGCGCCTGGCCCACCTGCGGACCATCATCGTGCTGGGGCTGGTGATCGCGGTCAGCGTGGCGCTGGTGGTGGGCTATTTCTTCGCCCGCAGGGTCACCCAGCCGCTGGGCGGACTGATCCAGGGTGTGGAGAGCATCGCTTCCGGCGACTATGCCAAGCGTGTCGACAAGATCTCGTCCGACGAACTCGGGCAGTTGGCCAAAGCCTTCAACACCATGGCCGACGAACTGCAAGACCGAGTGGTCACCATCAACAAGGACCGTCACGAACTGCTGGCCATCTTGGGCAGCATGGTGGAGGGCGTCATCGCCGTCGATTCCCAGGGGCGCATCGTGCACATGAACGCCGCCGCCCACCGCATGCTGCAGATGGAGGACGTCCACCAGTCCCATCCAATAGCCACCGAAGCCATTCCCATCAAAGAGGTGCGCCAAGTGCTCTCGGAAGCGCTGGAAACCGGCCAGGAGGTTCACAGCGAGGTACGGCTGCTGGCCGGGACCGACAACCAGTTGCAGATTCAGGCGCGTCCCCTGCGCTCTCAGGCGGGAGATCTGGACGGAGCCGTGCTGGTCCTTCACGACGTCACCGAACTGCGCCGGCTGGAAGTGATACGCCGCGACTTCGTGGCCAACGTTTCCCACGAACTGAAAACGCCCATTACGGTCATCCGCGGCATCGTCGAGACCATTCTCGACGACAAGGAGATGGGCGCAAAGACGCGCAAGAAGTTCCTCAAGAAGATCCGCAAGCAGTCTCAGCGCCTCTCCAACCTGGTCACCGACCTGATCAGCCTTTCCCGCCTTCAGAGCGAGGAGCACGGACTGCGCAAGACCATTCTCGACCTGCGTGAGCCGGTTCTCGACTCCGTCCCCGACCTGATGTCGGTGGCCGAGGAGAAGAGGATCCAAATCGAGGAACTCCTGCCCGAAGTGCCCATCAGGGTTCGCGGCGACATGGACGCCCTCCAGCAAGCCGTGACCAACCTGCTCGACAACGCCATCAAGTACACGCCCCGCGGGGGACGCGTCCGGGTGCGCGTCTACAGCGGCAGCGAATTCGCCGTGGTCGAAGTGGAAGACAACGGCATCGGCATCGAGCCGCGCGAACAAGAACGCATCTTCGAGCGTTTCTACCGCGTCGACAAAGCCCGCTCGCGGGAGATGGGAGGCACCGGCCTGGGACTGGCCATCGTCAAGCACGTCTGCCTCTCCCTGGGAGGAAAGGTCTCGGTCGAGAGCCAAGAAGGCAAGGGAAGCATCTTCCGCATCGAAATCCCCGTAGTACCCGAAGACAAAGAGGTCGACAGCCAATACCGCCTGCCCCTTCGCTATCAGCAAGAAAGCCGCGACAGCGTTTCCTGA
- a CDS encoding metallophosphoesterase, giving the protein MLIDPSYHFDDLYVISDLHLGGEEGFQIFNQGDLLADFIDHLRQLPGDRRVCLVINGDLVDFLAEPDPRHFDPTGAAGKLDRILADPSFDMILPSLQRFLLTSRRHLAVTLGNHDLELALPWVRERLIERISDGDATARSRLYTVFDGTGFQAKVGGLSVLCTHGNETDILNVNDYERLRRIACQMAFGQSPEAWIPNAGTQLVIDVMSEIKKRYRFVDLLKPELTAAVPVLLALRPEYVTEIGKLIPFGRRVVTDWVRRRIRLLGEDDAESESSLEEEIEVRPLQEILGDAFGKETVEELDEDYLKWVEDQLEAGTDPESLAKDGERALLGRQLRFSDAWKKLDIRERLRRALLYLQKEQDFSLKHQDPMFKRMDRLVGKSVDVVITGHTHKPRSIPRSGGHYFNSGSWIQRIRSGSLALDDKEAFNEVYGDLSEGSQSRLTRYVEQEPVVVSICRAEGAVKGAIQRVGRFPSGLLEPVPDSEM; this is encoded by the coding sequence TTGCTCATCGATCCGAGCTACCACTTCGACGACCTCTACGTCATTTCCGACCTGCACCTGGGAGGTGAGGAGGGCTTCCAGATATTCAACCAAGGGGACTTGCTGGCCGACTTCATCGACCATCTGCGGCAACTGCCGGGTGACAGGCGCGTCTGCCTGGTCATCAACGGAGACTTGGTGGACTTCTTAGCCGAGCCGGATCCTCGCCATTTCGATCCAACAGGAGCGGCGGGGAAGCTGGATCGCATTCTTGCAGATCCTTCTTTTGACATGATCCTGCCCTCCCTTCAAAGATTCCTCCTGACTTCCCGGCGCCACTTGGCAGTCACCCTCGGAAACCATGATCTGGAATTGGCTCTTCCCTGGGTGCGTGAGCGCCTGATCGAGCGGATCAGCGACGGAGACGCGACGGCTCGCAGTCGGCTTTACACCGTCTTTGACGGAACAGGCTTCCAGGCCAAGGTGGGAGGATTGAGCGTCCTTTGCACCCACGGCAATGAAACCGACATCCTCAATGTCAACGACTACGAGCGGCTGCGCAGGATCGCGTGCCAAATGGCCTTTGGCCAAAGCCCCGAAGCCTGGATCCCCAACGCCGGCACCCAGTTGGTCATCGACGTCATGAGTGAGATCAAGAAACGGTATCGGTTCGTAGATCTCCTCAAGCCGGAGCTAACCGCCGCAGTCCCGGTTTTGCTGGCGCTCCGACCGGAGTACGTGACCGAGATCGGCAAGCTCATTCCTTTCGGCCGCCGCGTCGTCACCGACTGGGTGCGCCGCAGAATCCGCCTTCTGGGAGAGGATGACGCGGAAAGCGAGAGCTCGCTCGAAGAAGAAATCGAGGTCAGACCTCTGCAGGAGATTCTTGGCGACGCCTTCGGCAAGGAGACGGTGGAGGAACTGGACGAAGACTATCTCAAATGGGTGGAGGACCAACTTGAGGCGGGAACGGATCCCGAGAGCCTGGCCAAGGACGGGGAGCGAGCCCTGCTGGGTCGGCAGCTGAGGTTCTCTGACGCCTGGAAGAAACTCGATATCCGCGAACGGCTGAGAAGGGCTCTGCTCTATCTGCAAAAAGAGCAGGATTTCTCACTCAAACACCAAGATCCCATGTTCAAGCGGATGGATAGGCTTGTGGGCAAGAGCGTCGACGTCGTTATCACCGGACATACTCACAAGCCGCGGTCGATCCCCCGTTCGGGGGGCCACTATTTCAATAGCGGAAGCTGGATCCAGCGGATCCGGTCCGGTTCGCTTGCACTTGATGACAAGGAGGCCTTCAATGAGGTTTATGGGGATCTCTCGGAGGGCTCGCAGAGCCGCTTGACCCGGTACGTCGAGCAGGAGCCGGTGGTGGTCTCGATCTGCCGCGCGGAGGGTGCAGTCAAGGGAGCGATCCAGCGGGTTGGCCGGTTCCCATCAGGCCTCCTGGAACCGGTGCCCGACAGTGAAATGTGA
- a CDS encoding DUF983 domain-containing protein, giving the protein MGIAEIKAPPLRKVLRRGWAKRCPRCGRGHIFKRWFTPHEECGECGLRFQPAPGDTWGFWVIGDRIFVAGPMIILYLGFTPEPYLYRIFFLLVIVAVFLLTMPVRLSICIGLDYLSRFHLES; this is encoded by the coding sequence ATGGGCATCGCCGAAATCAAGGCTCCGCCGTTGAGGAAAGTGCTGCGCAGGGGATGGGCCAAGCGCTGTCCGCGTTGTGGACGCGGACACATCTTCAAACGTTGGTTTACCCCCCACGAGGAGTGCGGCGAGTGCGGGCTGCGTTTTCAGCCCGCACCTGGAGACACCTGGGGATTCTGGGTCATCGGCGACCGTATCTTCGTAGCCGGCCCCATGATCATCCTCTATTTGGGATTCACCCCCGAGCCCTATCTTTACCGGATTTTCTTCTTGCTGGTCATCGTGGCCGTCTTCCTGCTGACCATGCCCGTGCGCCTTTCTATCTGCATCGGACTGGATTATCTCTCCCGCTTTCATCTAGAATCGTAG
- a CDS encoding TlpA disulfide reductase family protein: MFRPLAKTFFAALLALLAASCASPSGDPASADESPAEESQAGRLQSQSYALYGKQAPDFTLPRLEGGTVTLSQHFGKDIVILDFWATWCSPCRRVMPLLEETAAKYGSQGVVLYSVNWGEDAQTIRDYLEDTGLKADVLMDEDIRVGPAYQVRGLPATVLLDREGTVRAFMTGLIAVQERLDPALRELTGQAAGSSSGTR; the protein is encoded by the coding sequence ATGTTCCGCCCCCTCGCCAAGACGTTTTTCGCCGCCCTTCTGGCACTGCTGGCGGCGTCGTGTGCCTCGCCGTCCGGCGACCCGGCTTCGGCGGACGAATCCCCCGCCGAGGAATCGCAAGCCGGTCGACTGCAATCCCAGTCCTATGCGCTCTACGGCAAACAGGCGCCCGACTTCACCCTTCCCCGCCTGGAAGGCGGTACGGTCACCCTGTCCCAGCACTTCGGCAAAGACATCGTCATTCTCGACTTCTGGGCCACCTGGTGCAGTCCTTGCCGCCGCGTCATGCCCCTGCTGGAGGAGACCGCGGCCAAGTACGGCTCACAGGGCGTGGTGCTCTACAGCGTCAATTGGGGCGAGGACGCCCAGACCATCCGCGACTACCTCGAGGATACGGGCCTGAAGGCCGACGTGCTGATGGACGAAGACATCCGCGTCGGCCCCGCCTACCAGGTGCGCGGCCTGCCCGCCACCGTGCTGCTCGATCGCGAGGGCACCGTAAGGGCTTTCATGACCGGTCTGATCGCCGTCCAGGAGAGGCTCGATCCGGCCTTGCGCGAACTGACCGGCCAAGCGGCCGGCTCTTCCTCCGGCACTCGCTAG
- a CDS encoding response regulator: MQREKVVVIEDENDILEMIQYNLKREGYSVLTSTNGEEGLEVARRENPDVVLLDLMLPGRDGIEVCKRLKSDPLTRSIPVIMVTAKGEESEVVLGLGVGADDYVTKPFSPKELMARVRAVLRRGPLKEELGEGERIVRGDIVIDAARHEVTVGGRLVTFTATEFRLLHFLAAHPGRVFKRDQLLNRVIGEDAFVHDRNIDVHVRSIRKKLDEKRDVIETIRGVGYRFRDLKGAVA; this comes from the coding sequence TTGCAACGTGAGAAGGTCGTCGTTATTGAAGACGAGAATGACATTCTGGAAATGATCCAGTACAACCTGAAGCGCGAGGGCTACTCGGTCCTCACCTCCACCAACGGGGAAGAAGGACTCGAGGTGGCGAGGCGGGAGAATCCCGACGTGGTGCTGCTCGACCTGATGCTGCCCGGACGCGACGGCATCGAAGTCTGCAAGCGCCTCAAGTCCGATCCCCTCACCCGATCCATCCCCGTCATCATGGTCACGGCCAAGGGAGAAGAAAGCGAAGTGGTGCTGGGATTGGGAGTGGGGGCGGACGACTACGTCACCAAGCCTTTCAGTCCCAAGGAGCTGATGGCGCGGGTGCGGGCCGTGCTGCGGCGAGGGCCGCTCAAGGAAGAACTGGGCGAAGGCGAGCGCATCGTGCGGGGAGACATCGTCATCGACGCCGCCCGTCACGAGGTGACGGTGGGCGGACGCCTGGTCACCTTCACCGCCACCGAATTCCGGCTGCTGCACTTTCTGGCCGCTCACCCCGGACGCGTCTTCAAGCGCGACCAGTTGCTCAACCGGGTCATCGGCGAAGACGCCTTCGTGCATGACCGAAACATCGATGTCCACGTCCGCTCCATCCGTAAGAAGCTGGATGAAAAGCGCGACGTCATCGAGACCATCCGGGGCGTGGGATACCGCTTCCGCGACCTCAAGGGAGCCGTCGCTTGA